GGAGAAAATAATATACTCGCATCACATGCAAATTGTTTTTGATAAACCGTTAAGAAACTGATATATcggtatgttgcaaaatgaaatcaGTTAACACCAAGAGAAAACGATATACTCACGTCACATGCAAATTGTTTTTTGATAAATCGTTCCGAAACTGGTGACCGATAAGCTAAAGGTTTAACGGTACATCTGGTGTTGGGAGACAATGCATCTTGGCTTTTTCAAACAATGCAGCGCGGCTGTGCGCAGTCGCTGGTTTCCCGCGTTGGTAGACGGTTGTAAGTAATGTTTCTCTGCACTGGagttaccttcttcttcttcttcttcttcttcttcttcttcttcttcttcttcttcttcttattattattattattattattattattattattattattattattattattattattattggtgaagaaatccacagtggtttaggtgtaaatattatatataattatatattttagtgactcatgctattacgagatttttatgaattattattgttattgttaatattattattattaattaattaaggaCATAATCCTTCATATTCGTCTAGAAATGCACACTCATGCATATGTTGCACGTGTATGTGCATTAATGTTTGTTAGTCGTAGGTAGCATTGCTTCCGAATATAGATTTTAATAGTCGATATTCTCCGAGGTACTTAAGCATTATGTATTAAGCTGTACATGTATGTACTCGAGTAAGTACTGTACGTAttaatgcatgtgtatgtatatacacacacaaatgcatacacactacacacagacatacagatatattatatatataattatatatgtatgtatacatatatatgtttgcttgcatgcatgcatttgtgcattttaatctttgttatGATTGAAGCCACgacattttgtgtttgtatttcgTTTTGCTCGAAACAGAAGCGTTGAAATATAGTGGCACCATTTTTTCGTTGGAAAATTAATCGATACTTCTAATAGTATTATATGTTTGGgtaccttttgtttttcttaaatttagttaaataaattttcttgacTCGTATAACGGTGGCTCTCTAGATAGGCTGTCAGCTATGCAATACtgattatatgagagagagagagagagagagagagagagagagagagagagagagagacttttcaagtCACTTAAGGATTAACTTTAATGCATTTGCAGATTACAGTAATTCAAGTTAGTCTCAGAATTAAGTCCAATTGAAGGCTAAATTTATGCCTTTTGTAGACTGCAGCCTAAAgttatatttcatacattttaagattacagtGATTTATGTTCGTGTTCGTGCAGTTTCAAATAATTGCAGATTTTAGATGACAGTTAATACAATGTGACATAGAGCTTTCTAAAATGACTGTGTTTGAAGATACATTTGAAATGTAAAAGACGATActtctcatctctctccctctttgctTAACAGACTTGTCTTATTGTTAGGATTTACTAGACGATATTTCTCATCAATCTTTGCTTAAGGATCTTTCCTATTTTGAGAATATACAAGACGatacttctcctctctctctctctctctctctctctctctctctctctctctctctctctctctctctctctctctctctctcttcgcttaaGGATCTTTCCTATTTTGGGAGTATACAAGACGAtacttctcatctctctctctctctcttcgcttaaGGATCTTTCCTATTTTGAGAATATAGAAGACGGtacttctcatctctctctctctctctctctctctctctctctctctctctctctctctctctctctctctctctctctctcttcttaaggaTCTTTCCTATTTTGGGAATGTACAAGACGatactctcatctctctctctctctctctctctctctctctctctctctctctctctctctctctctctctctctctctctttgcctaaCGGTCCTTCCTATTTCTCTTTTCCGTACCAAAGACCTGGAGACGCCAGAACCTACTAAGATGCAGCTGCAAATGACGACGGTCTTCCCCCTGGTCCTGCTGATGGGCATTAGTACCCGTCTGAGCGCCGCTGGTTCATTGCACTGGGCACAACGCCCCTACGAAGAGCGACTGGAACACGCCAAGCGGATACTCAGAGAATCTCCTCTGATCGATGGGTGAGACTTTTCTGACTGGTATTTGATTGGTtagggtgacctgaggttgaAAGGTGGTGGACTGGGTGACCTAAGATTGGAAGTGGTTGACTGGGTGACCTAAGATTGGAAGGTGGTGGACTGGGTGACCTAAGATTGAAAGGTGGTGGACTGGGTGACCTAAGATTGAAAGGTGGTGGACTGGGTGACCTAAGATTGAAAGGTGGTGGAGGACTGGGTGACCTAAGATTGAAAGGTGGTGGAGGACTGAGTGACCTAAGATTGAAAGGTGGTGGAGGACTGGGTGACCTAAGATTGGAAGTGGTTGACTGGGTGGCCTAAGATTGGAAGGTGGAGGACTGGGTGACCTAAGATTGGAAGGTGGTGGACTGGGTGACCTAAGATTGGAAGGTGGTGGACTGGGTGACCCAAGATTGGAAGGTGGTGGACTGGGTGACCTAAGATTGAAAGGTGGTGGACTGGGTGACCTAAGATTGAAAGGTGGTGGAGGACTGGGTGACCTAAGATTGAAAGGTGGTGGAGGACTGGGTGACCTAAGATTGGAAGGTGGTGGACTGGGTGACCTAAGATTAAAAGGTGGAGGACTGGGTGACCTAAGATTGAAAGGTGGTGGTGGACTGGGTGACCTAAGATTGGAAGGTGGTGGACTGGGTGACCTAAGATTGAAAGGTGGTGGACTGGGTGACCTAAGATTGAAAGGTGGTGGAGGACTGGGTGACCTAAGATTGGAAGGTGGTGGACTGGGTGACCTAAGATTGAAAAGTGGTGGAGGACTGGGTGACCTAAGGTTGAAAGGTGGTGGTGGACTGGGTGACCTAAGATTGAAAGGTGGAGGACTGGGTGACCTAAGATTGGAAGGTGGAGGGCTGGGTGACCTAAGATTGAAAGGTGGTGGACTGGTTGACCTAAGATTGAAAGGTGGTGGAGGACTGGGTGACCTTAGATTGAAAGGTGGTGGAGGACTGGGTGACCTAAGATTGGAAGGTGGTGGACTGGGTGACCTGAGATTGAAAGGTGGTAGACTGGGTGACCTAAGATTGAAAGGTGGTGGAGGACTGGGTGACCTAAGATTGGAAGGTGGAGGACTGGGTGACCTAAGATTGAAAGGTGGTGGAGGACTGGGTGACCTAAGGTTGAAAGGTGGTGGAGGACTGGGTGACCTAAGATTGAAAGGTGGTGGACTGGGTGACCTAAGATTGGAAGGTGGTGGACTGGGTGACCTAAGATTGGAAGGTGGTGGACTGGGTGACCTAAGATTGAAAGGTGGTGGACTGGGTGACCTAAGATTGAAAGGTGGTGGTGGACTGGGTGACCTAAGATTGAAAGGTGGAGGACTGGGTGACCTAAGATTGAAAGGTGGTGGAGGACTGGGTGACCCTAAGATTGAAAGGTGGTGGACTGGGTAACCTAAGATTGGAAGGTGGAGGACTGGGTGACCTAAGATTGAAAGGTGGTGGACTGGGTGACCTAAGATTGAAAGGTGGTGGACTGGGTGACCTAAGATTGAAAGGTGGTGGACTGGGTGACCTAAGATTGGAAGGTGGTGGACTGGGTGACCTAAGATTGGAAGTTGGTAGACTGGGTGACCTAAGATTAAAAGGTGGTGGACTGGGTGGCCTAAGATTGGAAGGTGGTGGACTGGGTGACCTAAGATTGGAAGGTGGTGTACTGGGTGACCTAAGATTGAAAGGTGGTGGACTGGGTGACCAAAGATTGCAAGGTGGTGGACTGGGTGACCTAAGATTGGAAGGTGGAGGACTGGGTGACCAAAGATTGGAAGGTGGAGGACTGGGTGACCAAAGATTGGAAGGTGGTGGACTGGGTGACCAAAGATTGGAAGGTGGTGGACTGGGTGACCTAAGATTGGAAGATGGTGGACTTGGTGACCAAAGATTGGAAGGTGGAGGACTGGGTGACCAAAGATTGGAAGGTGGTGGACTGGGTGACCTAAGATTGGAAGGTGGTGGACTGGGTGACCAAAGATTGGAAGGTGGTGGACTGGGTGACCTAAGATTGGAAGGTGGAGGACTGGGTGACCTAAGATTGGAAGGTGGAGGACTGGGTGACCTAAGATTGGAAGGTGGTGGAATGGGTGACCAAAGATTGGAAGGTGGTGGACTAGGTGACCTAAGATTGAAAGGTGGTGGACTGGGTGACCTAAGATTGGAAGGTGGTGGACTGGGTGACCTAAGATTGGAAGGTGGTGGACTGGGTGACCTAAGATTGGAAGGTGGAGGACTGGGTGACCAAAGATTGGAAGGTGGTAGACTGGGTGACCTAAGATTGGAAGGTGGTGGACTGGGTGACCAAAGATTGGAAGGTGGTGGACTGGGTGACCAAAGATTGGAAGGTGGTGGACTGGGTGACCAAAGATTGGAAGGTGGTGGACTGGGTGACCAAAGATTGGAAGGTGGTGGACTGGGTGACCTAAGATTGGAAGGTGGTGGACTGGGTGACCAAAGATTGGAAGGTGGTGGACTGGGTGACCAAAGATTGGAAGGTGGTGGACTAGGTGACCTAAGATTGGAAGGTGGAGGACTGGGTGACCAAAGATTGGAAGGTGGTGGACTGGGTGACCTAAGATTGAAAGGTGGTGGAGGACTGGGTGACCTAAGATTGAAAGGTGGTGGAGGACTGGGTGACCTAAGATTGGAAGGTGGAGGACTGGGTGACCTAAGATTGGAAGGTGGTGGATTGGGTGACCTAAGATTGGAAGGTGGTGGACTGGGTGACCAAAGATTGGAAGGTGGTGGACTGGGTGACCTAAGATTGGAAGGTGTGGACTGGGTGACCAAAGATTGGAAGGTGGTGGACTGGGTGACCAAAGACTGGAAGGCGGTGGACTGGGTGACCTAAGATTGGAAGGTGGTGGACTGGGTGACCAAAGATTGGAAGGTGGTGGACTGGGTGACCAAAGATTGGAAGGTGGTGGACTGGGTGACCAAAGATTGGAAGGTGGTGGACTGGGTGACCTAAGATTGGAAGGTGGTGGACTGGGTGACCAAAGATTGGAAGGTGGTGGACTGGGTGACCAAAGATTGGAAGGTGGTGGACTGGGTGACCTAAGATTGAAAGGTGGTGGAGGACTGGGTGACCTAAGATTGAAAGGTGGTGGAGGACTGGGTGACCTAAGATTGGAAGGTGGTGGACTGGGTGACCAAAGATTGGAAGGTGGTGGACTGGGTGACCTAAGATTGAAAGGTGGTGGAGGACTGGGTGACCTAAGATTGAAAGGTGGTGGAGGACTGGGTGACCTAAGATTGGAAGGTGGTGGACTGGGTGACCTAAGATTGGAAGGTGGTGGACTGGGTGACCTAAGATTGGAAGGTGGTGGACTGGGTGACCTAAGATTGGAAGGTGGTGGACTGGGTGGCCTAAGA
This region of Macrobrachium rosenbergii isolate ZJJX-2024 chromosome 39, ASM4041242v1, whole genome shotgun sequence genomic DNA includes:
- the LOC136825586 gene encoding uncharacterized PE-PGRS family protein PE_PGRS34-like, yielding GDLRLEGGGLGDLRLKGGGLGDLRLKGGGLGDLRLKGGGGLGDLRLKGGGGLSDLRLKGGGLGDLRLEGGGLGDLRLEGGGLGDPRLEGGGLGDLRLKGGGLGDLRLKGGGGLGDLRLKGGGGLGDLRLEGGGLGDLRLKGGGLGDLRLKGGGGLGDLRLEGGGLGDLRLKGGGLGDLRLKGGGGLGDLRLEGGGLGDLRLKSGGGLGDLRLKGGGGLGDLRLKGGGLGDLRLEGGGLGDLRLKGGGLVDLRLKGGGGLGDLRLKGGGGLGDLRLEGGGLGDLRLKGGRLGDLRLKGGGGLGDLRLEGGGLGDLRLKGGGGLGDLRLKGGGGLGDLRLKGGGLGDLRLEGGGLGDLRLEGGGLGDLRLKGGGLGDLRLKGGGGLGDLRLKGGGLGDLRLKGGGGLGDPKIERWWTG